The following are encoded in a window of Saccharothrix longispora genomic DNA:
- a CDS encoding CHAP domain-containing protein, with product MGGRTRRAALGALAVALVLLGAAPAQAQPGVGDQAQWRIRQDIVDHALREVGQREGNGNFYPEKYRDVEPGVLRPAEWCGVFVNWAWATAGVVDKPSMRPAPGASVLEQGHWATYWQKWGKTTGRWKDISERDVEPGDAVVYGNFPDFHAHVGLVVEVKYDRTGRKATHVRTVEGNFGDRVVYSKLRSIEGLNAGRYLKATGFVSPF from the coding sequence GTGGGCGGACGGACGAGGCGCGCGGCGCTCGGGGCGTTGGCGGTCGCGCTGGTGCTGCTCGGCGCTGCTCCCGCACAGGCGCAGCCCGGGGTGGGCGACCAGGCGCAGTGGCGCATCCGGCAGGACATCGTCGACCACGCGCTGCGCGAGGTCGGCCAGCGCGAGGGCAACGGCAACTTCTACCCGGAGAAGTACCGGGACGTGGAACCCGGCGTCCTGCGCCCCGCCGAGTGGTGCGGCGTCTTCGTCAACTGGGCGTGGGCGACCGCGGGCGTGGTGGACAAGCCGTCGATGCGGCCCGCCCCCGGCGCGTCCGTGCTGGAGCAGGGCCACTGGGCGACGTACTGGCAGAAGTGGGGCAAGACCACCGGCCGCTGGAAGGACATCTCCGAGCGGGACGTGGAGCCGGGTGACGCCGTCGTGTACGGCAACTTCCCCGACTTCCACGCGCACGTGGGGCTGGTGGTCGAGGTCAAGTACGACCGGACCGGGCGCAAGGCCACGCACGTGCGGACGGTCGAGGGGAACTTCGGCGACCGGGTCGTCTACTCGAAGCTGCGCAGCATCGAGGGGCTCAACGCCGGCAGGTACCTGAAGGCCACCGGGTTCGTGTCGCCGTTCTAG
- a CDS encoding GNAT family N-acetyltransferase — translation MTAAPSQRLVELSPRELNARLGEALALYVSAMDYPAGTAEQRAPMWLAHMLREGWRCVVALGEEDELIGIGYGYRGSVGQWWHEQVRHGLTTVAGPGAVEEWMRDYFELTELHVLPRAQGRGVGEQLLRNLLAGVPTSRVLLSTPEGPSKAWRLYRRMGFADVLRHYQFTGDPRPFAVLGRTLPIDRDD, via the coding sequence GTGACCGCGGCACCGTCGCAACGGCTGGTCGAGCTGTCCCCGCGCGAGCTCAACGCCCGCCTCGGCGAGGCCCTGGCGCTGTACGTGAGCGCCATGGACTACCCGGCCGGCACGGCGGAGCAGCGCGCCCCCATGTGGTTGGCGCACATGCTGCGCGAGGGCTGGCGGTGCGTGGTGGCCCTGGGCGAGGAGGACGAGCTGATCGGCATCGGCTACGGCTACCGCGGCTCGGTGGGCCAGTGGTGGCACGAGCAGGTGCGCCACGGCCTGACCACCGTCGCCGGGCCGGGCGCGGTCGAGGAGTGGATGCGCGACTACTTCGAGCTCACCGAGCTGCACGTCCTGCCGCGCGCCCAGGGCCGCGGCGTCGGCGAGCAGCTGCTGCGCAACCTGCTGGCGGGCGTGCCGACGTCACGCGTCCTGCTGTCCACCCCCGAGGGCCCGAGCAAGGCGTGGCGCCTCTACCGGCGCATGGGCTTCGCGGACGTGCTGCGGCACTACCAGTTCACCGGCGACCCGCGCCCCTTCGCGGTCCTGGGCCGCACCCTGCCGATCGACCGGGACGACTAG
- a CDS encoding YbaK/EbsC family protein, with product MSALDHPGIRKVSAALAEAGHHDAANGIRVLADAVRTAAAAAEAVGVPVGAIANSLVFAAVRGDETTPLLVLTSGAHRADTATLAALAGADRIERATPDFVRQHTGQVIGGVSPVGHPAPIRTFVDVALEQYDVVWAAAGHPHAVYPTTYAGLVELTGGTPAEVAR from the coding sequence GTGAGCGCACTCGACCACCCCGGCATCCGCAAGGTCTCCGCCGCCCTGGCCGAAGCAGGGCACCACGACGCGGCGAACGGCATCCGCGTGCTGGCCGACGCCGTCCGCACCGCCGCCGCGGCGGCCGAGGCGGTCGGCGTGCCGGTCGGTGCGATCGCCAACAGCCTCGTGTTCGCCGCCGTCCGGGGCGACGAGACCACACCCCTGCTCGTGCTCACCTCCGGCGCGCACCGCGCCGACACCGCCACGCTGGCCGCCCTGGCCGGGGCGGACCGCATCGAACGCGCCACCCCTGACTTCGTCCGGCAGCACACCGGCCAGGTGATCGGCGGCGTCTCGCCGGTCGGCCACCCCGCGCCCATCCGCACCTTCGTGGACGTGGCCCTGGAGCAGTACGACGTGGTGTGGGCCGCCGCGGGCCACCCGCACGCCGTCTACCCCACCACCTACGCCGGCCTGGTCGAGCTGACCGGCGGCACACCCGCCGAGGTGGCGCGGTGA
- a CDS encoding SAV_6107 family HEPN domain-containing protein, with amino-acid sequence MTSTFPRLPLPPASAVHLLAQARSCLAQAGREADPAARFAEAYLAAMRAAAAVLAARGRPHRGRAKPTSVWVLLPRLAPELREWAAYFAECSATRAAVLAGITGRVTPRAADDLVRQAAQFTELVDEIMYEDRTL; translated from the coding sequence ATGACTTCGACCTTCCCCCGCCTCCCACTCCCGCCGGCGTCGGCGGTGCACCTGCTCGCCCAGGCCCGTTCCTGCCTCGCGCAGGCCGGGCGGGAGGCCGACCCGGCCGCTCGTTTCGCGGAGGCGTACCTGGCCGCGATGCGCGCGGCGGCGGCCGTGCTGGCGGCGCGGGGCCGTCCCCACCGGGGACGCGCCAAGCCGACCAGCGTCTGGGTCCTGCTGCCCCGGCTCGCGCCGGAGCTGCGCGAGTGGGCCGCGTACTTCGCCGAGTGCTCGGCGACGCGCGCGGCCGTCCTGGCGGGCATCACCGGGCGGGTCACGCCGAGAGCGGCCGACGACCTCGTGCGCCAAGCGGCGCAGTTCACCGAACTGGTCGACGAGATCATGTACGAGGACAGAACACTGTGA
- a CDS encoding maleylpyruvate isomerase family mycothiol-dependent enzyme, with translation MSRGLVDYDRLIDVVELEAERLAASVAGQRPERQVPACPGLNLGETARHVGSTYRMVSTWLREGRQPLVWQQDPGRGQPLEEYVRAGVPALVRALRVRDPDDFCETWWPAERTAAFWARRLAHESTVHRMDVQSAAGLPIDPVDDDIAEDGVDEVLTLWLGHRLDVLGVRGTRPGSVAVRAGERTWIAVAGPEPATARLVPPGGDAVADGRVGGTPMQVYRWLWGRIPDRELPPASGDHDAVAQLWALLRLATK, from the coding sequence GTGAGCAGGGGACTGGTCGACTACGACCGCCTGATCGACGTCGTCGAGCTGGAGGCCGAACGCCTGGCCGCCTCGGTGGCCGGGCAGCGCCCGGAACGCCAGGTGCCCGCGTGCCCCGGCCTGAACCTGGGGGAGACGGCACGGCACGTCGGCAGCACCTACCGGATGGTGTCGACCTGGTTGAGGGAGGGCAGGCAACCGCTGGTGTGGCAGCAGGACCCGGGGCGCGGGCAGCCCCTGGAGGAGTACGTGCGCGCCGGCGTGCCCGCGTTGGTGCGGGCGCTGCGGGTGCGCGACCCGGACGACTTCTGCGAGACGTGGTGGCCCGCCGAGCGGACGGCCGCGTTCTGGGCGCGGCGGCTCGCGCACGAGTCCACCGTGCACCGCATGGACGTGCAGTCGGCGGCCGGGCTGCCGATCGACCCGGTGGACGACGACATCGCCGAGGACGGGGTGGACGAGGTGCTGACCCTGTGGCTGGGGCACCGGCTGGACGTCCTCGGCGTGCGCGGCACGCGGCCCGGGTCGGTGGCGGTGCGGGCGGGGGAGCGGACGTGGATCGCCGTCGCCGGGCCGGAACCGGCGACGGCGCGGCTGGTGCCGCCCGGCGGGGACGCGGTGGCGGACGGTCGGGTCGGCGGCACGCCGATGCAGGTCTACCGCTGGTTGTGGGGCCGCATCCCGGACCGCGAGCTGCCGCCGGCGAGCGGTGACCACGACGCGGTCGCGCAGCTGTGGGCGTTGCTGAGGCTGGCCACGAAGTAG
- a CDS encoding alkaline phosphatase D family protein, with amino-acid sequence MAELVLGPVLRHVDPRSATLWVETDTACEVEIAGHRAATFQVGEQHFALVVVEDLEPGTTIPYDVRIGGDVVWPPAESPFPAPVIRTGPVRRMLFGSCRAAKAIPNPTKADKLGVDALDSYALRMKDEPVERWPDALVLLGDQVYADEPTPRITEWLAERRPEPVGEVVSFREYAELYHESWADPEIRWLMSVVPTSMIFDDHDVRDDWNTSRTWREQMATKKWWPERIRAGLASYWVYQHLGNLSPDELARDPLYQKVRTTGGDVQQLLEDFAEEADREVDGHKSTRWSYKRDFGPIRLLVIDTRSGRILSGPERLMVGNGEFEWIEENATGDFEHLLIGSSLPWLMPHGLSHLQSLNERMAGLPGLRGRIGETVRQVSDLEHWPAFRASFERLARLLERVSKAEDAPGTVCVLSGDVHHSYAARASFASKVDAKVYQLVCSPVHNDPPWIFRPAFRLSWSKPIARFLRWLADRRGISPDPVAWHKLSGPHFGNSVGILEFEGRESRFRLETARTDGLHEAASLTL; translated from the coding sequence ATGGCGGAGTTGGTGCTCGGTCCGGTGCTCAGGCACGTCGACCCCAGGTCGGCCACGCTCTGGGTGGAGACGGACACGGCGTGTGAGGTCGAGATCGCGGGACACCGCGCGGCCACGTTCCAGGTGGGCGAGCAGCACTTCGCCCTGGTCGTGGTGGAGGACCTCGAACCCGGCACGACGATCCCCTACGACGTGCGGATCGGCGGCGACGTGGTGTGGCCGCCGGCGGAGTCGCCGTTCCCCGCGCCGGTGATCCGCACGGGTCCGGTGCGGCGCATGCTGTTCGGCTCGTGCCGCGCGGCGAAGGCGATCCCCAACCCCACGAAGGCCGACAAGCTCGGCGTGGACGCGCTGGACTCGTACGCGCTGCGGATGAAGGACGAGCCGGTCGAGCGGTGGCCGGACGCGCTCGTGCTGCTGGGCGATCAGGTGTACGCCGACGAGCCGACGCCGCGGATCACGGAGTGGTTGGCGGAGCGGCGGCCGGAGCCCGTGGGCGAGGTCGTGTCGTTCCGCGAGTACGCCGAGCTGTACCACGAATCGTGGGCCGACCCGGAGATCCGCTGGCTGATGTCGGTGGTGCCGACGTCGATGATCTTCGACGACCACGACGTGCGCGACGACTGGAACACCTCCCGCACGTGGCGGGAGCAGATGGCGACCAAGAAGTGGTGGCCCGAGCGCATCCGCGCGGGGTTGGCGTCGTACTGGGTCTACCAGCACCTGGGCAACCTGTCGCCGGACGAGCTGGCGCGCGATCCGCTGTACCAGAAGGTGCGCACGACGGGCGGCGACGTGCAGCAGCTCCTGGAGGACTTCGCCGAGGAGGCCGACCGGGAGGTCGACGGCCACAAGTCGACGCGGTGGAGCTACAAGCGCGACTTCGGGCCGATCCGGCTGCTGGTGATCGACACCCGCAGCGGGCGCATCCTGTCCGGGCCGGAGCGGCTGATGGTCGGCAACGGCGAGTTCGAGTGGATCGAGGAGAACGCCACCGGCGACTTCGAGCACCTGCTGATCGGGTCCTCGCTGCCGTGGCTCATGCCGCACGGGTTGAGCCACCTCCAGTCGTTGAACGAGCGCATGGCGGGCCTGCCGGGCCTGCGCGGCCGGATCGGCGAGACGGTGCGCCAGGTGTCGGACCTGGAGCACTGGCCCGCGTTCCGCGCGTCGTTCGAGCGGTTGGCGAGGCTGTTGGAGCGCGTCTCGAAGGCCGAGGACGCGCCGGGCACGGTGTGCGTGCTGTCGGGCGACGTGCACCACAGCTACGCGGCGCGCGCGTCGTTCGCCTCGAAGGTCGACGCCAAGGTCTACCAACTCGTGTGCTCGCCGGTGCACAACGACCCGCCGTGGATCTTCCGCCCCGCGTTCCGCCTGTCGTGGTCGAAGCCGATCGCGCGGTTCCTGCGCTGGTTGGCCGACCGCCGCGGCATCTCGCCGGACCCGGTGGCGTGGCACAAGCTGAGCGGTCCGCACTTCGGCAACTCGGTCGGCATCCTGGAGTTCGAGGGCCGCGAGTCCCGCTTCCGCCTGGAGACCGCGAGGACCGACGGCCTGCACGAGGCGGCGTCGCTCACCCTGTAG
- a CDS encoding VOC family protein, whose translation MTTRWTDVVLDSRDPVALGRFWSSLLRTEVVDEGPDEVDVAVADGQELVIVPVADPKVGKNRVHLDLASSSAEEQAEIVARALELGAVRADVGQRDVPWVVLADPEGNEFCVLEPRAEYTGIGPVAAVVVDALDPTAQAAFWAGVSGLPVVREHDDCASLRRDSGPWLEFVRVAEPKTGKNRVHLDAAPFADGDIATEVARLEAAGAVRVDVGQRDVPWVVLADPEGNEFCVLTPR comes from the coding sequence ATGACCACGAGGTGGACCGATGTCGTCCTGGACTCCCGCGACCCCGTAGCGCTCGGCCGGTTCTGGTCGTCGCTGCTGCGCACGGAGGTCGTCGACGAGGGCCCCGACGAGGTGGACGTGGCGGTGGCGGACGGGCAGGAGTTGGTGATCGTGCCGGTGGCCGACCCGAAGGTGGGCAAGAACCGCGTGCACCTCGACCTCGCGTCGTCGTCGGCGGAGGAGCAGGCGGAGATCGTGGCGCGTGCGCTGGAACTGGGCGCGGTGCGGGCGGACGTCGGGCAGCGCGACGTGCCGTGGGTGGTGCTGGCGGACCCGGAGGGCAACGAGTTCTGCGTGCTGGAGCCGCGTGCGGAGTACACCGGGATCGGGCCGGTCGCCGCGGTGGTCGTGGACGCGCTGGACCCGACCGCGCAGGCCGCCTTCTGGGCCGGCGTGAGCGGGTTGCCGGTGGTGCGGGAGCACGACGACTGCGCGTCGCTGCGGCGGGACAGCGGACCGTGGCTGGAGTTCGTCCGCGTGGCCGAGCCGAAGACGGGCAAGAACCGCGTGCACCTCGACGCGGCGCCGTTCGCCGACGGCGACATCGCGACCGAGGTGGCGCGACTGGAGGCGGCGGGCGCGGTGCGCGTGGACGTCGGGCAGCGCGACGTGCCGTGGGTGGTGCTGGCGGACCCGGAGGGCAACGAGTTCTGCGTGCTGACGCCCCGCTGA
- a CDS encoding GntR family transcriptional regulator: MQYISRALYRDQALTAIREAILGGDLAPGTPIKDVELAERLGLSRTPVREALARLTDEGLVETKPHSYTRVTPLDTTAVRDAQVVIQSMHALAARLAVPALTAADLDGMRAANAAFAQALATGDVPAALAADDDFHAVAVRRSGNFAVIATIERYTPLVRRLERLRFAAPTGRHSVAMHDEITTACAARDADLASRLVERNWATLLELLEEN, encoded by the coding sequence ATGCAATATATCAGTCGGGCGCTGTACCGGGACCAGGCGCTGACCGCGATCCGCGAGGCCATCCTGGGCGGCGACCTGGCGCCCGGCACGCCGATCAAGGACGTCGAGCTGGCCGAACGCCTCGGCCTGTCCCGCACCCCCGTGCGCGAGGCGCTGGCCCGGCTGACCGACGAGGGCCTGGTCGAGACCAAGCCGCACAGCTACACCCGCGTCACGCCGCTCGACACCACCGCCGTGCGGGACGCGCAGGTCGTCATCCAGAGCATGCACGCCCTGGCCGCGCGCCTCGCCGTGCCCGCCCTGACGGCCGCCGACCTCGACGGGATGCGCGCGGCCAACGCGGCGTTCGCCCAGGCGCTCGCCACCGGCGACGTGCCCGCCGCCCTGGCCGCGGACGACGACTTCCACGCCGTGGCCGTGCGGCGCAGCGGCAACTTCGCGGTGATCGCCACGATCGAGCGCTACACGCCGCTCGTGCGCCGCCTGGAACGCCTGCGCTTCGCCGCGCCCACCGGTCGCCACTCGGTGGCCATGCACGACGAGATCACCACCGCCTGCGCCGCCCGGGACGCCGACCTGGCGTCCCGGCTCGTCGAGCGCAACTGGGCGACCCTGCTCGAACTGCTGGAGGAGAACTGA
- a CDS encoding 1-aminocyclopropane-1-carboxylate deaminase encodes MALSDFPRYPLTFGPSPVHPLERLTRHLGGASVWAKREDCNSGLAYGGNKTRKLEYLVADALATGCDTLVSIGGVQSNHTRQVAAAAARAGLKCVLVQESWVDWPDAVYDRVGNILLSRLMGAEVRLVEAGFGIGVKPAWEEAVEGVRAAGGTPYPIPAGGSDHRLGGLGFAGWAAEVERQEAELGVRFDTIVVCSVTGSTQAGMVAGFAGSGRRVIGIDASAKPDATRDQVLRIARNTAGLLEVEVAESEVVLDDRFHEGVYGVPGESTVDAMRLGARLEGMITDPVYEGKSLAGLIRLVETGEVPRDSTVLYAHLGGQPALNAYSSLFR; translated from the coding sequence ATGGCGCTGTCCGACTTCCCCCGGTACCCGCTGACGTTCGGCCCGTCGCCGGTGCACCCGCTGGAACGGCTCACCCGGCACCTCGGCGGAGCGTCGGTGTGGGCCAAGCGCGAGGACTGCAACTCCGGCCTCGCCTACGGCGGCAACAAGACCCGCAAGCTGGAGTACCTCGTCGCCGACGCCCTGGCCACCGGCTGCGACACGCTCGTCTCCATCGGCGGCGTGCAGTCCAACCACACCCGCCAGGTCGCGGCGGCGGCGGCGCGAGCCGGGTTGAAGTGCGTGCTGGTGCAGGAGAGCTGGGTCGACTGGCCGGACGCGGTGTACGACCGGGTGGGCAACATCCTGCTGTCGCGCCTCATGGGCGCCGAGGTCCGGTTGGTGGAGGCCGGGTTCGGCATCGGCGTGAAGCCCGCGTGGGAGGAGGCCGTCGAGGGCGTCCGGGCGGCGGGCGGCACGCCGTACCCGATCCCGGCGGGCGGGTCCGACCACCGGCTGGGCGGGTTGGGCTTCGCCGGCTGGGCGGCCGAGGTCGAGCGGCAGGAGGCGGAGCTGGGTGTGCGCTTCGACACGATCGTCGTGTGCTCGGTGACCGGCAGCACGCAGGCCGGGATGGTCGCCGGCTTCGCCGGGAGCGGTCGGCGGGTCATCGGCATCGACGCGTCGGCCAAGCCGGACGCCACCCGCGACCAGGTGCTGCGCATCGCGCGGAACACGGCCGGGCTGCTGGAGGTGGAGGTGGCCGAGTCCGAGGTGGTCCTGGACGACCGGTTCCACGAGGGCGTCTACGGCGTGCCCGGCGAGTCCACAGTGGACGCGATGCGGCTCGGCGCCCGCCTGGAGGGGATGATCACGGACCCGGTCTACGAGGGCAAGTCCCTGGCCGGTCTGATCCGGCTGGTGGAGACCGGGGAGGTCCCCCGGGATTCGACGGTGCTGTACGCGCACCTGGGCGGCCAGCCCGCCCTCAACGCCTACAGCTCGCTGTTCCGCTGA